The uncultured Cohaesibacter sp. genome window below encodes:
- the fabD gene encoding ACP S-malonyltransferase, which produces MSVAFTFPGQGSQAVGMGKALADEFAVARAVYEEVNDALGEKLSDIMWNGPADVLTLTRNAQPALMAASIAALRVLEEKGVVLAKKVAYVAGHSLGEYSALAASGALSLGDTARLLRIRGDAMQKAVPVGEGAMAAVLGLTMDEVKAVTEEAADGEVCQVANDNATGQVVISGAKDAIERAAALAKEKGAKRALLLPVSAPFHCALMAPAAEAMAAALAGITIHKPAVPVVANVLASSVEEPEAIRKHLVDQVTGMVRWSESVAWLADNGVDCLFEIGTGKVLSGLAKRIVKGIETFNVGEPADIDLALGKLA; this is translated from the coding sequence ATGAGTGTAGCTTTTACTTTTCCCGGACAGGGTAGTCAGGCTGTTGGCATGGGCAAGGCTCTTGCCGACGAGTTCGCTGTCGCACGTGCAGTGTATGAAGAAGTCAATGACGCTCTGGGTGAAAAGCTCTCCGACATCATGTGGAATGGCCCGGCCGATGTGCTGACCCTCACGCGCAACGCCCAGCCGGCGTTGATGGCTGCGTCCATCGCTGCACTGCGGGTGCTGGAAGAAAAGGGCGTGGTTCTGGCCAAGAAGGTTGCCTATGTCGCAGGGCATTCGCTCGGCGAATATTCCGCGCTTGCCGCTTCGGGCGCCCTGAGCCTCGGCGATACGGCACGCCTTCTGCGCATCCGCGGGGATGCCATGCAGAAAGCTGTTCCTGTCGGCGAAGGCGCAATGGCAGCCGTGCTCGGGTTGACCATGGACGAAGTCAAGGCGGTTACCGAGGAAGCTGCCGATGGTGAAGTCTGCCAGGTGGCCAACGACAATGCGACCGGTCAGGTCGTGATCTCCGGTGCCAAAGACGCCATTGAGCGTGCAGCTGCGCTGGCCAAGGAGAAGGGTGCCAAGCGCGCTCTGCTGCTGCCGGTGAGTGCTCCATTCCATTGCGCCCTTATGGCCCCTGCTGCCGAAGCCATGGCTGCAGCGCTGGCCGGCATCACCATCCACAAGCCTGCGGTTCCGGTTGTTGCCAACGTTCTGGCCAGCTCTGTGGAAGAACCGGAAGCCATTCGCAAGCATCTTGTTGATCAGGTCACCGGCATGGTGCGCTGGTCCGAATCCGTTGCATGGCTTGCCGACAACGGTGTTGACTGCCTGTTCGAGATCGGCACCGGCAAGGTGCTGTCCGGTCTTGCCAAGCGGATTGTCAAGGGAATCGAGACGTTCAACGTGGGCGAACCGGCCGATATCGACCTCGCTCTTGGAAAACTCGCCTGA
- the rpsF gene encoding 30S ribosomal protein S6 encodes MALYEHVFLARQDISQQQVEALVEQYKTLIGEYQGSVGKVEFWGLKTIAYRINKNRKAHYVLMNIDAPSEAIVEMERQMRINEDIMRFMTIRVEEHEEDQSAMMQKRDREDRRGGGRGERGERNDRGPRGDRGDRGDRGDRRPRREDRDFDKVAE; translated from the coding sequence ATGGCGCTTTACGAGCACGTTTTCCTTGCTCGCCAGGACATCTCTCAGCAGCAGGTTGAGGCACTGGTTGAGCAATACAAAACCCTTATCGGTGAATATCAGGGCTCCGTCGGCAAAGTCGAATTCTGGGGTCTGAAAACCATCGCATACCGCATCAACAAGAACCGCAAGGCTCACTATGTTCTGATGAACATCGACGCGCCTTCCGAAGCCATTGTTGAAATGGAACGTCAAATGCGCATCAACGAAGACATCATGCGCTTCATGACTATTCGCGTTGAAGAACACGAAGAAGATCAGTCCGCCATGATGCAGAAACGCGACCGCGAAGACCGTCGTGGTGGTGGCCGTGGTGAACGTGGCGAACGCAACGATCGTGGCCCTCGCGGTGATCGTGGCGACCGCGGTGATCGTGGTGACCGTCGCCCGCGTCGTGAAGATCGCGACTTTGACAAAGTAGCTGAGTAA
- a CDS encoding DUF2232 domain-containing protein: MNNYLIIGIVAGLCTALLNLSGYVGGMFGLGIILIILSPLPLMIASLGWGSFTGLVAVISSGVALALLISPLAGLLFMLVNSIPPWWLSRLATLNQQNAETGEIVWYPMSRLLMWIAGIAGITSLAMFIPFGFSMDQYRDAISTMMNEVYKAERMALPQGTALTIDDLVTIITWMAPMASVLTVMFGSIINLYLAGKIVQKSGRLARPWPDLHQLTLPPVVIAIFVVSLILMLMLKGLPQQLAQIVMSATGASLFLVGLSVLHFAIRRSPARQIILWTSYFLMAIFQWIGVLLILLGAMEILFNVRSRLPSLPLPPRRSGTNGASGDRDDGET, encoded by the coding sequence ATGAACAACTACCTGATCATAGGCATTGTCGCCGGTCTCTGCACCGCGCTTCTGAACCTCTCCGGCTATGTCGGCGGGATGTTCGGCCTCGGGATCATTCTCATTATACTTTCCCCTCTTCCGCTCATGATCGCCTCGCTCGGCTGGGGATCCTTCACCGGTCTCGTTGCCGTCATCAGCTCCGGCGTTGCTCTGGCTCTGCTGATCAGCCCGCTGGCCGGTCTTCTGTTCATGCTGGTCAACAGCATCCCGCCCTGGTGGCTTTCCCGCCTGGCAACGCTCAATCAGCAGAATGCCGAAACGGGCGAAATCGTCTGGTATCCGATGAGTCGCCTGCTGATGTGGATTGCCGGAATCGCCGGCATCACCAGCCTTGCCATGTTCATCCCCTTCGGCTTCAGCATGGATCAGTATCGCGATGCGATCTCGACCATGATGAACGAGGTCTACAAGGCCGAGCGGATGGCCCTGCCACAGGGTACGGCACTGACCATCGACGATCTGGTGACCATCATTACCTGGATGGCGCCGATGGCGTCCGTGCTGACGGTGATGTTCGGCTCGATCATCAATCTCTATCTGGCAGGCAAGATTGTCCAGAAGTCCGGGCGTCTGGCGCGTCCATGGCCAGACCTGCACCAACTGACGCTGCCTCCGGTGGTTATCGCCATTTTTGTGGTCAGCCTCATTCTGATGCTGATGCTCAAGGGCCTGCCACAGCAGCTGGCGCAGATTGTCATGTCAGCGACAGGTGCATCGCTGTTTCTGGTTGGCCTGTCGGTCCTGCACTTTGCAATCAGGCGGTCGCCGGCACGACAGATCATTCTTTGGACCAGCTACTTCCTCATGGCCATTTTCCAATGGATCGGCGTGTTGCTGATTCTGCTTGGTGCCATGGAGATACTCTTCAATGTCCGCTCCCGATTGCCCAGCCTGCCCTTGCCACCGCGCAGATCCGGCACCAATGGGGCTTCCGGTGACAGGGATGACGGAGAGACCTGA
- the rplI gene encoding 50S ribosomal protein L9 codes for MELILLERVAKLGQMGDIVSVRTGYARNYLLPQGKAIRASEANKKRFEAERAQLEARNLEAKSEAEALKERIGEKTVIVIRAASETGQLYGSVSPRDLADALSEGGVSLARTQISLDRPIKTIGMHSVTVILHPEVELIVTANVARSQDEAERQAAGEDLSQTERDEAFEFEEDLELDEELLEEIEGEEVAEEE; via the coding sequence ATGGAACTGATCCTTCTTGAACGCGTTGCCAAACTTGGCCAGATGGGTGACATCGTATCTGTTCGCACCGGCTACGCTCGCAACTATCTTCTGCCTCAGGGCAAAGCAATCCGCGCTTCCGAAGCCAACAAGAAACGCTTTGAAGCCGAACGCGCCCAGCTCGAAGCACGCAACCTGGAAGCCAAGAGCGAAGCAGAAGCCCTCAAGGAACGCATTGGCGAAAAGACCGTCATCGTTATCCGCGCCGCTTCCGAAACCGGCCAGCTCTATGGTTCTGTTTCTCCGCGCGACCTTGCTGACGCCCTGTCCGAAGGCGGCGTTTCCCTCGCCCGTACCCAGATCTCTCTGGACCGTCCGATCAAGACCATCGGCATGCACTCTGTAACCGTGATCCTGCATCCGGAAGTCGAGCTGATCGTCACCGCCAACGTTGCCCGTTCGCAGGATGAAGCCGAACGTCAGGCTGCAGGTGAAGATCTGTCCCAGACCGAACGCGACGAAGCATTCGAGTTCGAAGAGGATCTGGAGCTGGACGAAGAGCTGCTCGAAGAAATTGAAGGCGAAGAAGTCGCTGAAGAAGAGTAA
- a CDS encoding DoxX family protein produces MKPAFELTPFALLRIVTGLIYIPHVLFKFQAFDMLLGYFAKVGLQPAIFFLLLAMVTETAVVIGLTFNIMTKWLGFASTGTMLVATYTTLYTKGEFLWTWNKGGIEYIFVLGFISFIISWEAWRQEKAEYGRYFFLWPKKA; encoded by the coding sequence ATGAAACCAGCGTTCGAGCTTACCCCTTTTGCCCTGCTTCGCATCGTTACCGGCCTCATCTACATTCCTCACGTCCTGTTCAAGTTTCAGGCGTTTGACATGTTGCTGGGCTACTTCGCCAAGGTTGGCCTTCAGCCAGCTATCTTCTTCCTGCTTCTGGCCATGGTTACCGAAACGGCCGTCGTCATAGGCCTCACATTCAACATCATGACCAAGTGGCTCGGCTTTGCCTCCACCGGCACCATGCTGGTTGCGACCTACACGACGCTCTACACCAAGGGCGAATTCCTCTGGACATGGAACAAGGGTGGCATCGAATACATCTTCGTGCTCGGCTTCATTTCCTTCATCATTTCTTGGGAAGCATGGCGTCAGGAAAAGGCTGAATATGGCCGTTACTTCTTCCTGTGGCCAAAGAAGGCCTGA
- the alr gene encoding alanine racemase: MPEFSLPHIAHLTAPDSHLAGSHLTIDLAALADNYRTVVQKAPTAECAAVIKADAYGTGLEPAAQTLWDAGARTFFVAHPQEGAKTRALLPEATIYVLNGLVGDDSTAEFDYYRMNALRPVLGCREEVTLWQEYCADRGETLPCAIHFDTGMNRLGLGLADAEELSTAWQQTKPAFALELIISHLVCADEPAHPKNREQLEKFRAVRRLFPDVRASLANSGGVFLGPDYHFDLCRPGIALYGGAVVDGTPSPMKVVATLKTRILATRTVAKGQTVSYGASETTRRDSRLAIVCLGYADGYLRSASSSDEKKGAKVSINGHAAPIIGRVTMDLIIIDVTDIPADKARRGDWAEFFGSEIALDDVAKAAGTISYELLTSLGLRALRNYL, encoded by the coding sequence ATGCCCGAATTTTCTCTCCCCCACATTGCCCATTTGACTGCCCCCGATTCGCACCTTGCCGGCAGCCATCTGACCATTGACCTTGCTGCTCTTGCGGACAATTACCGCACCGTGGTGCAGAAGGCACCGACTGCCGAATGCGCCGCCGTCATCAAGGCCGACGCCTATGGCACAGGTCTTGAACCCGCAGCCCAGACCCTCTGGGACGCAGGTGCCAGAACCTTCTTTGTTGCCCATCCGCAGGAAGGGGCCAAAACCAGAGCGCTGCTGCCGGAAGCAACGATCTATGTGCTCAACGGCCTGGTCGGCGACGACAGCACCGCAGAGTTTGACTACTATCGCATGAACGCTCTGCGTCCAGTTCTTGGCTGTCGCGAAGAAGTCACCCTGTGGCAGGAGTATTGCGCTGACCGTGGGGAAACCCTGCCCTGCGCCATTCATTTCGACACCGGCATGAACCGCCTTGGCCTTGGCCTGGCCGATGCTGAAGAGCTTTCAACCGCCTGGCAGCAGACAAAGCCTGCCTTTGCCCTTGAGCTGATCATCAGCCATCTCGTCTGCGCCGATGAGCCAGCCCATCCCAAGAACCGCGAACAGCTGGAAAAATTCCGCGCCGTGCGCCGCCTGTTCCCCGACGTCCGGGCGTCGCTTGCCAACTCTGGTGGCGTGTTCCTTGGTCCGGACTACCATTTCGATCTCTGCCGTCCCGGGATTGCCCTTTACGGCGGCGCCGTTGTCGACGGCACGCCAAGTCCGATGAAGGTGGTAGCCACGCTCAAGACCCGCATTCTGGCCACGCGCACCGTCGCAAAGGGGCAAACCGTCAGCTATGGCGCATCGGAAACCACCAGGCGCGACAGCCGTCTGGCCATCGTCTGCCTAGGCTATGCCGATGGCTATTTGCGCAGTGCCAGCAGCAGCGACGAGAAAAAGGGCGCAAAAGTCTCTATCAATGGTCATGCAGCACCAATCATCGGCCGTGTCACCATGGACCTGATCATCATCGATGTGACCGACATCCCTGCCGACAAGGCAAGACGCGGCGACTGGGCGGAATTCTTCGGCAGCGAGATCGCCCTTGATGATGTTGCCAAAGCCGCCGGCACGATCAGCTATGAATTGCTGACCAGCCTTGGCTTGCGCGCCCTTCGCAACTATCTATAG
- the fabG gene encoding 3-oxoacyl-[acyl-carrier-protein] reductase, with the protein MFDLSGKCALVTGASGGIGEAIAVALHAQGATVALSGTRVEALEALAEKLGGERVFVTPANLSDAASIASLASDAEAAMGQLDILVNNAGITRDGLFMRMKDEDWEQVLTVNLTSAMRLSRAVLRGMMKRRHGRIISITSVVGVTGNPGQGNYAAAKAGMIGMTKSLAQEVANRGITANCIAPGFIKTAMTDKLNEKQQEAINAAIPAARMGLPEEIASAAVYLASDEAAYVTGQTLHVNGGMAMI; encoded by the coding sequence ATGTTCGATTTGAGCGGGAAGTGCGCTCTGGTGACCGGAGCCAGCGGCGGAATCGGAGAAGCGATTGCTGTTGCCCTGCATGCTCAGGGGGCAACCGTTGCCCTCTCTGGTACCCGTGTGGAAGCTCTTGAGGCTCTGGCGGAGAAACTGGGTGGCGAGCGCGTGTTTGTCACACCTGCGAACCTGTCTGATGCCGCATCCATCGCCTCGTTGGCCAGCGATGCGGAAGCAGCCATGGGGCAGCTCGACATCCTGGTGAACAACGCCGGTATCACCCGTGATGGTCTCTTCATGCGGATGAAGGACGAGGACTGGGAGCAGGTGCTGACGGTCAACCTGACGTCGGCCATGCGTTTGTCGCGCGCCGTTCTGCGCGGCATGATGAAACGCCGCCATGGTCGCATCATCTCGATCACCTCGGTGGTCGGTGTGACCGGCAACCCGGGACAGGGCAATTATGCCGCAGCCAAGGCTGGCATGATCGGCATGACCAAATCCCTTGCCCAGGAAGTTGCCAACAGGGGCATCACGGCCAACTGTATCGCACCGGGCTTCATCAAGACGGCGATGACGGACAAGCTCAATGAAAAGCAGCAGGAAGCCATCAATGCGGCGATTCCTGCCGCTCGCATGGGCCTGCCTGAAGAAATCGCAAGTGCCGCAGTTTATCTGGCCAGTGACGAAGCTGCCTATGTCACGGGTCAAACTCTCCATGTCAACGGTGGCATGGCAATGATCTGA
- a CDS encoding replicative DNA helicase: METAAKLEKSETITARQAPHNLEAEQQLLGAILVNNQTYDRVEAFLKPHHFFDPNLRDIFEKMSKLIRAGKIASPVTLKTFFPADFTVADMPIDIYLLRLASQATSIINAEDYGLLIMDLATRRNLIEIGTDVVNVAYDAPIDTPPRLQIEDAEKRLFELAETGGEKGGFQTFATAATEAIEMAEAAYKRDGQLSGISTGLTDLDQKMGGLQHSDLIILAARPAMGKTSLVTNIAYNVASAYRAEEQPDGTMKTINGGVVGFFSLEMSAEQLATRVIAEQAMVSSEKIRRGKVDQDEFARIAQKAQEMQITPLHIDPTGGISIAQLAARARRLKRQKGLDLLIVDYLQLLSGSASKASQGRVQEITEITTNLKALAKELSVPVIALSQLSRQVEARDDKRPQLADLRESGSIEQDADVVLFIYREEYYKMREEPKPGTEEHFAWQSEMERCMGKAEVIIAKQRHGPTGIVPLAFQGEFTRFSDLARDEYIPEAYE, encoded by the coding sequence ATGGAAACCGCTGCAAAGCTCGAAAAATCCGAGACCATTACCGCGCGTCAGGCTCCTCATAACCTGGAAGCCGAGCAGCAGCTGTTGGGTGCGATTCTGGTCAACAACCAGACCTATGACCGCGTCGAAGCCTTTCTGAAACCACACCATTTCTTTGATCCGAATCTGCGCGACATTTTCGAGAAGATGTCCAAGCTGATCCGTGCGGGCAAGATCGCCTCGCCCGTCACGCTCAAGACCTTCTTTCCGGCTGACTTCACTGTCGCCGACATGCCGATCGACATCTACCTGCTGCGCCTTGCCTCGCAGGCAACCTCCATCATCAATGCCGAGGACTACGGCCTGCTGATCATGGATCTGGCAACCCGGCGCAATCTGATCGAAATTGGCACAGATGTGGTCAACGTCGCCTATGATGCCCCGATCGACACACCGCCACGCCTGCAGATCGAGGATGCCGAAAAGCGCCTGTTCGAACTGGCTGAAACCGGCGGCGAAAAGGGCGGGTTCCAGACCTTTGCGACAGCTGCAACCGAAGCCATTGAAATGGCCGAAGCTGCCTACAAGCGCGACGGCCAGCTTTCGGGCATTTCCACCGGACTGACAGACCTTGACCAGAAAATGGGTGGCCTTCAGCATTCGGACTTGATCATTCTTGCCGCCCGTCCCGCCATGGGTAAGACCTCTCTGGTGACCAACATCGCCTATAACGTGGCCTCAGCCTATCGCGCAGAGGAGCAGCCAGACGGCACCATGAAAACGATCAATGGCGGTGTTGTTGGCTTCTTCTCGCTCGAAATGAGCGCCGAGCAGCTGGCCACCCGTGTTATCGCCGAGCAGGCAATGGTGTCTTCCGAAAAGATCCGCCGAGGCAAGGTGGATCAGGATGAGTTCGCCCGCATCGCCCAGAAGGCGCAGGAAATGCAGATCACGCCACTGCATATCGACCCGACCGGCGGTATCTCCATTGCCCAGCTGGCCGCCCGTGCCCGCCGCCTGAAGCGCCAGAAGGGTCTTGATCTGCTGATCGTCGACTATCTGCAGCTGCTGTCCGGCTCCGCCTCCAAGGCCTCACAGGGCCGCGTGCAGGAAATCACCGAAATCACGACCAACCTCAAGGCCCTGGCCAAGGAGCTCAGCGTTCCGGTGATCGCCCTGTCCCAGCTTTCCCGTCAGGTGGAAGCCCGAGACGACAAGCGGCCGCAGCTCGCCGACCTTCGTGAATCCGGCTCCATCGAGCAGGACGCCGACGTCGTGCTCTTCATCTACCGCGAAGAATATTACAAGATGCGCGAAGAGCCAAAGCCGGGCACCGAGGAGCATTTTGCCTGGCAGTCCGAAATGGAACGCTGCATGGGCAAGGCCGAAGTCATCATCGCAAAACAGCGTCACGGTCCAACCGGTATCGTGCCCCTCGCTTTCCAGGGCGAATTCACGCGCTTCTCCGATCTGGCGCGCGACGAATACATCCCGGAAGCCTACGAGTAG
- a CDS encoding CvpA family protein, which produces MPITLLDGIFIIVLLISAFLAMIRGFVREVLSIAAWLAAAFATLRFTSDLLPYVKTYLPEPIVAQGATALGIFLVTLVVVSFITIKISDFVLDSSIGALDRTLGFVFGAIRGAVLMAVAMVFFNWFVPSDKQPDWIAQAKAKPLLNTVGDRLVNLLPDDPEVRIKETLQLNRDNTTEEPEEAPQE; this is translated from the coding sequence ATGCCCATCACGCTCCTTGACGGGATTTTTATTATCGTCTTGCTGATCTCAGCTTTTTTGGCCATGATCCGCGGCTTCGTGCGGGAAGTCCTGTCTATTGCCGCATGGCTCGCCGCCGCTTTTGCAACGCTCCGTTTCACGAGTGATCTTCTTCCTTACGTCAAAACCTATCTGCCCGAGCCGATCGTTGCCCAAGGAGCGACCGCTCTTGGCATTTTCCTGGTGACGCTGGTCGTGGTGTCCTTCATCACCATCAAGATTTCCGACTTCGTGCTCGACAGCTCCATCGGTGCGCTCGACCGCACGCTGGGCTTTGTCTTTGGCGCCATTCGTGGCGCGGTGCTGATGGCTGTTGCCATGGTCTTCTTCAACTGGTTCGTTCCGAGCGACAAGCAGCCCGACTGGATTGCCCAGGCCAAGGCCAAGCCGCTGCTCAACACGGTTGGTGATCGTCTTGTCAATCTGCTGCCGGATGATCCGGAAGTGCGGATCAAGGAGACCCTTCAGCTCAATCGCGACAACACGACCGAAGAGCCGGAAGAAGCACCACAGGAATAA
- the radA gene encoding DNA repair protein RadA: protein MARKKSTFVCQSCGAVTNRWAGRCEACGEWNSIAEEADSAGIGGSPKTVRGKSGRIVELVPLSGEEKPAPRIETGVGELDRVTGGGFVKGSVLLLGGDPGIGKSTLLIQASAALTQHGHRVVYISGEEAIDQVRMRASRLGLAKASVQLAAETSVEDILATLTSGPPPEMVVIDSIQTLWTEAADSAPGTVTQVRASAQAMIRYAKQTGAAVILVGHVTKDGQIAGPRVVEHMVDGVLHFEGDAGHQFRILRAIKNRFGPTDEIGVFEMTGGGLSQVANPSAMFLGERNTSTPGAAVLAGMEGSRPLLVEIQALVAQSPLGTPRRAVVGWDSSRLSMILAVLDAHCGVRLSGHDVYLNVAGGMKISEPAADLAVAAALVSSLAGIALPSDCVYFGEVSLSGAIRPVSHTAARIKESAKLGFGKALLPEASLKSIKATELELASLTTLTDLVARIASGTEILSQDTQDA from the coding sequence ATGGCGCGCAAGAAATCGACCTTTGTCTGCCAGTCCTGCGGTGCAGTGACCAACCGCTGGGCCGGGCGCTGTGAAGCCTGCGGCGAGTGGAACTCCATTGCCGAAGAGGCGGACAGCGCGGGCATCGGCGGATCGCCCAAGACCGTGCGCGGCAAATCAGGACGCATCGTCGAGTTGGTCCCCCTGTCCGGCGAGGAAAAACCGGCCCCGCGTATCGAGACCGGCGTCGGCGAACTGGACCGCGTCACAGGCGGCGGTTTCGTCAAGGGCTCGGTTCTGCTGCTCGGCGGCGACCCGGGCATCGGCAAATCCACCCTGCTCATTCAGGCCTCCGCTGCTCTGACCCAACACGGCCACCGCGTGGTCTATATTTCCGGCGAGGAAGCCATTGATCAGGTCCGCATGCGGGCCTCTCGTCTGGGGCTGGCCAAGGCATCGGTGCAACTTGCCGCCGAGACCAGCGTCGAGGATATTCTGGCAACCCTCACCTCGGGTCCACCGCCGGAAATGGTGGTCATCGACTCGATCCAGACCCTCTGGACCGAAGCTGCCGACAGCGCTCCGGGTACGGTTACCCAGGTCCGCGCTTCGGCCCAGGCGATGATCCGCTACGCCAAACAGACCGGTGCCGCCGTGATCCTCGTAGGCCATGTCACAAAGGATGGCCAGATCGCGGGTCCCCGCGTTGTCGAGCATATGGTGGATGGCGTATTGCATTTCGAGGGCGACGCCGGACACCAGTTCCGCATCCTGCGCGCCATCAAGAACCGTTTCGGCCCGACCGATGAGATCGGCGTCTTCGAGATGACCGGAGGCGGCCTCTCGCAGGTGGCCAACCCGTCCGCCATGTTCCTTGGCGAGCGCAACACCTCGACCCCCGGCGCTGCAGTTCTGGCCGGGATGGAGGGCTCCCGTCCGCTACTGGTGGAAATTCAGGCGCTCGTTGCCCAGTCGCCACTTGGCACACCGCGCCGTGCGGTGGTTGGCTGGGATTCAAGCCGCCTGTCGATGATCCTTGCGGTGCTCGACGCCCATTGCGGCGTGCGCCTGTCGGGCCATGACGTCTATCTCAATGTCGCCGGCGGCATGAAGATATCCGAACCAGCAGCCGATCTTGCTGTCGCAGCCGCTCTGGTCTCCTCTCTGGCGGGCATTGCGCTTCCCTCTGATTGCGTCTATTTCGGCGAGGTCAGCCTGTCCGGAGCCATCCGCCCGGTATCGCACACGGCGGCGCGAATCAAGGAGTCGGCCAAGCTCGGCTTTGGCAAGGCGCTGCTGCCGGAAGCCTCCCTGAAGTCGATAAAAGCCACGGAACTGGAGCTTGCCAGCCTGACAACACTCACCGATCTGGTCGCCCGGATCGCATCAGGGACAGAAATCCTGTCACAGGACACACAAGACGCATAA
- a CDS encoding GntR family transcriptional regulator produces MAQVTGTVSSTTDVFSAVREMAIEFRFMPGAKINETELAEELGVSRTPVREALNRLVTEDLIDFRKNYGFFCRTLDLEDVLHLAEAYKTFHLSILPIVFARAGKAEVEALLASTQQMAAHGNDMPPCEMARADQAFLHDITMLTKNPVMVQINGSISARIRFLRKVMLEGYVCKRAYFRNQQSVLELILAGDEVEATKVFADYLTIDASEAEKALARGLGRIYLKAAH; encoded by the coding sequence ATGGCACAGGTAACTGGCACGGTTTCATCAACGACAGATGTGTTTTCTGCAGTGCGCGAAATGGCGATCGAATTTCGTTTCATGCCCGGCGCCAAGATCAATGAGACCGAGCTGGCCGAGGAGCTGGGAGTCAGTCGCACGCCCGTCCGCGAGGCGCTGAACCGGCTGGTGACCGAAGATCTCATCGACTTCCGGAAAAACTACGGCTTTTTCTGCCGGACCCTTGATCTGGAAGATGTTCTGCATCTGGCTGAAGCCTACAAGACGTTCCATCTCTCCATCCTGCCGATCGTCTTCGCTCGGGCCGGGAAGGCGGAGGTAGAGGCTCTGCTTGCCTCAACCCAGCAGATGGCAGCGCATGGCAATGACATGCCTCCATGCGAGATGGCCAGGGCGGATCAGGCGTTTCTTCACGACATCACCATGCTCACCAAGAATCCGGTGATGGTGCAGATCAACGGAAGCATTTCCGCTCGTATCCGCTTTTTGCGCAAGGTGATGCTGGAAGGGTATGTTTGCAAGCGTGCCTATTTCCGCAACCAGCAGTCCGTGCTGGAGCTGATTCTGGCCGGTGATGAGGTCGAGGCGACGAAGGTTTTTGCCGACTATCTGACCATTGATGCATCCGAGGCGGAGAAGGCTCTCGCGCGTGGTCTGGGGCGGATCTATCTCAAGGCCGCCCACTGA
- the rpsR gene encoding 30S ribosomal protein S18: MSGARRPFFRRRKTCPFSGEGAPKIDYKDVRLLQRYVSERGKIVPSRITAVSAKKQRELARAIKRARFLGLLPYVIS; encoded by the coding sequence ATGTCTGGAGCACGTCGTCCTTTTTTCCGTCGTCGCAAAACTTGCCCTTTCTCTGGTGAAGGTGCACCGAAAATCGATTACAAAGACGTTCGTCTTCTGCAGCGCTACGTTTCCGAGCGCGGCAAGATCGTTCCGTCCCGTATCACGGCAGTTTCTGCCAAGAAACAGCGCGAACTGGCTCGTGCCATCAAACGCGCTCGCTTCCTGGGCCTGCTGCCTTACGTTATCAGCTAA